The following are encoded in a window of Panicum virgatum strain AP13 chromosome 5N, P.virgatum_v5, whole genome shotgun sequence genomic DNA:
- the LOC120676282 gene encoding uncharacterized protein LOC120676282 codes for MLRRLAPPLAGALPRVLRGICTTALPPSKPPPERLSRSELDAISALLPRLLSAGHVPAAGRLLSAALLLPGSLERLPLPALAAHLASLPTLSEAYALLTALRHHPARPSPLPLASPLLDGLLSQRRARDAASVLQWLCRPDSPRRPDAATYAAAVAGLCRLEDPRGALGALREMAADGLQASPELREAVRDAMLQDARIEQAWALEEAMRLPETDKVVELVDKLLTEWEP; via the coding sequence ATGCttcgccgcctcgcgccgccgctcgccggcgctctCCCGCGCGTCCTTCGCGGCATCTGCACCACCGCGCTGCCGCCATCCAAACCCCCACCCGAACGGCTCTCCCGTTCCGAGCTCGACGCCATCTCCGCGCTCCTCCCGCGGCTCCTCTCCGCGGGCCACGTCCCCGCCGCGGGGCGCCTCCTCTCCGCTGCGCTCCTCCTCCCGGGATCCCTGGAGCGCCTCCCTCTCCCGGCCCTCGCCGCGCACCTCGCCTCGCTCCCGACCCTCTCCGAGGCCTACGCGCTCCTCACCGCGCTCCGCCACCACCCGGCCCGCCCCTCGCCGCTCCCGCTGGCGTCGCCGCTGCTCGACGGCCTCCTCTcccagcgccgcgcgcgcgacGCGGCCTCTGTGCTGCAGTGGCTCTGCCGCCCGGACTCCCCGCGCCGGCCCGACGCCGCCacctacgccgccgccgtcgcggggcTCTGCCGCCTCGAGGACCCCAGGGGCGCGCTCGGCGCGCTCAGGGAGATGGCCGCGGACGGGTTGCAGGCCTCGCCTGAGCTGCGCGAGGCGGTGCGGGATGCAATGCTGCAGGACGCCAGGATCGAGCAGGCGTGGGCGCTGGAGGAGGCGATGCGGCTGCCGGAGACAGACAAGGTAGTGGAGCTGGTGGACAAACTTCTTACGGAGTGGGAACCCTGA
- the LOC120674862 gene encoding pentatricopeptide repeat-containing protein At4g36680, mitochondrial-like, translated as MAAIRRLARAGSLAEIDATLAPLVPSHTVGALSALSSVGLPERASALFGTIPSPTAAHLNAVLSPLLRRRRLAGLVPSILAAHASIPRDAFTDIIIAKSLCLTSGAYSALHLLREPSSGAPPSLQLFTTLIDCFYKQRLPHRTEELWRAMVQDHGITPDTAAYNVRITYKSANGTVDEVKELIRVMREEAGLQPNVVTYNALMRAMARVKRVDEAVEVYRGLEASEVAPDCATYTCVVGALCGGAVVGGGGRDQWWLRH; from the exons atggccgcc ATTCGTCGGCTCGCCCGCGCGGGCAGCCTCGCCGAAATCGACGCGACCCTGGCGCCGCTGGTCCCCTCCCACACCGTCGGCGCGCTCTCCGCCCTCTCCTCCGTCGGCCTCCCCGAACGCGCCTCCGCGCTGTTCGGCACCATCCCTTCTCCCACCGCCGCGCACCTCAACGCAGTCCTCAgcccgctcctccgccgccgccggctggcgGGGCTCGTGCCATCCATCCTCGCCGCGCACGCCTCCATCCCGCGGGACGCCTTCACGGACATCATCATCGCCAAATCACTCTGCCTCACCTCCGGCGCTTACTCCGCGCTCCACCTCCTTCGGGAGCCGTCGTCGGGGGCGCCTCCGTCGCTCCAGCTCTTCACCACCCTCATCGACTGCTTCTACAAGCAGCGCCTCCCGCACCGCACCGAGGAGCTGTGGCGCGCCATGGTGCAGGACCACGGCATCACCCCCGATACCGCTGCCTACAATGTCCGGATCACCTACAAGTCCGCCAACGGCACGGTGGACGaggtcaaagagctgatccgcGTCATGCGCGAGGAGGCCGGGCTCCAGCCGAACGTCGTCACCTACAACGCGCTGATGCGGGCGATGGCGCGGGTCAAGAGGGTGGACGAGGCGGTGGAGGTGTACCGCGGCCTGGAGGCCAGCGAGGTGGCGCCCGACTGCGCGACGTACACATGCGTGGTGGGCGCGCTGTGCGGCGGGGCGGTGGTCGGAGGCGGAGGACGTGATCagtggtggctccgccactaG